A window from Physeter macrocephalus isolate SW-GA chromosome 11, ASM283717v5, whole genome shotgun sequence encodes these proteins:
- the PROX2 gene encoding prospero homeobox protein 2 gives MEPNFSLLSQPSRACSYLAEPCTKDGRSPSPREQGRDSPFPWSQVPSSSLADPDWFWDEHIQAKRARVETIVRGMCLSPNPPLPGDAPARDSPCCPEKARERKRNLPVQQGPLKPGHTGDRGSRKGGPRVREQLHLLKQQLKHLQEHILQAAEPKATAQGPGGSETGKDPLSVKQRNGSGSRSWAVYSDHHQGSSGDLSRVAERGVSEVRHQSEEPRFLPSGARALLEILKKELTGAISQAVDSVLQKVLLDPSGHLTHLGRSFPGLLPDGRSEPSPPEGGACKDPLPPAALPRRAQPQTGAPLGNLSLAKPLDSPRYPVSPRMIPKPYQGPPANRPLTVPVHIQEDQILSQLLGHRPSGHWRGNLPQDSSPPSPPSSEAGLRPWGAVKLRPLALSQQQCPWLFKSTCLERLPLVPSVKMEQGGLQAVTDALPFSSAQIQEGLNPGHLKKAKLMFFFTRYPSSNLLKAYFPDVQFNRCITSQMIKWFSNFREFYYIQMEKFARQAISDGVTNPKVLVVLRNSELFRALNMHYNKGNDFEVPDCFLEIASLTLQEFFRAVSAGKDSDPSWKKPIYKIISKLDSDIPEIFKSSSYPQELFRN, from the exons ATGGAGCCAAACTTCAGCTTGCTTTCTCAACCATCCCGGGCCTGCTCATACCTGGCAGAACCTTGTACCAAAGATGGAAGAAGCCCGTCCCCCAGAGAACAGGGCAGAGACTCCCCATTTCCCTGGAGCCAGGTCCCCAGCTCCAGCCTCGCTGACCCCGACTGGTTTTGGGATGAGCACATCCAGGCAAAGAGGGCCAGAGTAGAGACCATCGTCCGAGGCATGTGCCTCTCCCCTAACCCTCCGTTGCCAGGCGATGCCCCAGCCAGGGACAGCCCGTGCTGCCCAGAGAAGGCCCGGGAGCGGAAGAGGAACCTTCCCGTGCAGCAAGGCCCCCTGAAGCCAGGCCATACCGGGGACCGGGGAAGCAGGAAGGGGGGCCCTCGGGTGAGAGAACAGCTTCACCTGCTGAAGCAACAGCTAAAACACCTGCAGGAGCACATCCTGCAGGCTGCCGAGCCCAAGGCCACAGCTCAGGGCCCGGGAGGCTCAGAGACAGGGAAGGACCCTCTGAGTGTAAAGCAGAGGAATGGCTCTGGGTCTAGGTCCTGGGCTGTGTACAGTGACCACCACCAGGGTTCCAGCGGGGACCTCTCCAGGGTGGCGGAACGCGGAGTGTCTGAGGTCAGACACCAGTCTGAGGAACCCAGGTTCCTTCCTTCTGGAGCACGAGCTTTGCTGGAGATTCTGAAGAAAGAATTGACGGGGGCCATATCCCAGGCTGTGGACTCAGTATTACAGAAGGTGCTATTGGATCCATCAGGCCACCTGACTCACCTGGGCAGAAGCTTCCCGGGGCTGTTGCCAGACGGTAGAAGCGAGCCCTCGCCTCCTGAGGGAGGGGCCTGTAAAGATCCACTTCCTCCGGCTGCCTTGCCCAGGAGGGCCCAGCCACAGACAGGGGCTCCGCTGGGCAACTTATCTCTGGCCAAGCCTCTAGATTCTCCCAGGTACCCTGTCTCTCCGAGAATGATCCCCAAACCCTATCAGGGTCCCCCAGCAAACCGTCCCTTGACTGTGCCTGTCCACATCCAGGAAGATCAGATTCTCAGCCAGCTACTGGGCCATAGGCCCAGCGGCCACTGGAGGGGCAATCTTCCGCAAGACTCATCCCCCCCGAGTCCCCCCTCCTCAGAGGCGGGCCTGCGACCTTGGGGGGCTGTCAAACTGCGACCACTGGCTTTGAGCCAGCAACAGTGCCCCTGGCTCTTCAAGTCCACCTGTTTGGAAAGACTGCCCCTCGTTCCCTCAGTGAAAATGGAGCAAGGTGGCCTGCAGGCTGTCACGGACGCACTTCCTTTCTCTTCAGCCC AAATCCAGGAGGGCCTCAACCCTGGTCACTTGAAGAAGGCCAAACTAATGTTTTTCTTCACACGCTATCCCAGTTCCAACCTCCTGAAGGCTTATTTTCCTGATGTTCAG TTCAACCGCTGCATTACCTCCCAGATGATCAAGTGGTTCAGCAACTTTCGTGAGTTTTATTATATCCAAATGGAGAAATTTGCCCGGCAAGCAATTTCAGATGGTGTCACAAATCCCAAAGTGCTGGTGGTTCTCCGCAACTCAGAGCTTTTTCGAGCTCTCAATATGCACTATAACAAGGGAAACGACTTTGAG GTCCCAGATTGCTTCTTGGAAATCGCCAGCTTGACATTACAGGAGTTCTTCAGGGCTGTCTCCGCAGGCAAAGACTCAGATCCTTCCTGGAAGAAACccatttacaaaattatttcgAAACTGGACAGTGACATCCCAGAGATATTCAAATCTTCCAGCTATCCCCAGGAGCTGTTTCGGAATTAA